In Clupea harengus chromosome 12, Ch_v2.0.2, whole genome shotgun sequence, the sequence TCAATTGACCATCATGAGGTAAACACTTAATAACGCCACATTTTGCTGTGTTATGCCTATTATAAACACCCACAAAAACGGTTGAAAAAAAGCATCCCTCATAGAAGTCCAGAGAGCACAAATTGTGGTTCTTCACCAGGAAGTATCATCTGAATGAGTGGTTAGTGAGAAGTTAAAGTGTTGTAAGAATTCCATTCACAAATCAGTCATGAAATTTGCGAATTCAGGAATTCTAGGCATCCATGAGGACACTTTTTTACCCATTTTTGTGGGTGTTTAGAATAGGCAAAACACAGCGAAATGTGGCGTAATTAGGTGTTTACTTCATGATGGTCAAAACTAATTGAAAATTGACTACAATATGTAACATAAGGATGACACAATCTCATGCAATCAATCTAATTTGTGATGCAATCACTGTGTTAAGATGGGATAAGTACATTTTCTCACGGGTTGACTGTTGATGGCAGATAAAACTCTTGGCTAAACTTGCCAGCTAAAAAGATCCCATCAAGAGGAAGGAAACACAGCAAAAACTGTTCTATGCCCTTCTGTTTATTCTGTATGTTTATGTTAGTATTTATTAAGAGGGGAGTGTTCAGCTTAAAGGTGTCCACTCCTGGTGGAAATAAGGTCAAGGTCCAGTCCACAACACAGTATTTTATGTTACCTGACAAGAAACTGTACATGGATTTtagttcatttacatttatttaattacatACCAAGTTATGGAGTTGCCCTGGCAAATTATTGTGTATTAGTCCCAAATTGGCAgaattctttattcttatttgTTTCAAGGCCAACAGACATTGCCAGATTTATATTTAGGAAAATGTGCCTTTAATTTGTACCAATGGAATTTCCTCTTAAAAGTGCAATAGCCAAACCCACTTCAGGGACATGTGCTATGTTCTTGCTCACACTGAGGTGGCCATGTTTGACTAAGTATTGCTGCTGGAGACTGTCCTTTGTTTCAATTGAAATTTCCCTGCACTCTGAATGGACTATAGTCCAGTGGATAACAGGAAGTTtggacagacaaacaaagaaatacaaacaaacagaaagttAAGTCCAAacaatgtttacatgtttaattTTCAGTTGTATGAGTTATCATCTTTCTGTATGACTGTTGGCAATAAAACTGTGAATGTGACCTTCGGTTTGCTGTCATCCTTCTCACTGCCACAGTGGTCTTTACACTGGTGACACCAGTAACAACATCatcgacaacaacaacaccaataaTAACAGACGGTGCCACaagtttaagagccaaaattaTGGTAAATGGTATCATTTTTTGAGGCCAACATAACTAGTCATCAGTTATCTGAGACCTGTAATGATTGTAATGAATGCTTCAGTCCTATTCAAGGCATAGGATTCAGGTAAATATTATGCATGCTAAAATAGTGGAAGACACAGGCCTACGCTACAGTAGGCTACAATGACATAATTATTCCTGTGTATACTGACAGATACAGTACATTACCAACTTTACAGATCCATCATTTACCCAAGGATCAAGGGCTCTTGTCAAATGCAAAACCAAATATAGACAATAGTCATTTCATGTGCAAGACACACTCAGGTGTGGCTTTACCTGATCTAAATCTGAGACTAATTGCAGTCTTCAGATGCATGTGCAATGTTTGTGACATTCTCTTAAGATAGATAATGAGGTATGATAAATGAGATCTCCACTCAGTAGCCGCTAAACATTCCTCTCCAACGGAAGCTGCCCCTGAGATGTCGGGCTCTGCTGCACAATGACCTTTGGATTTTCCTGGTCGTTTGGCCTGTGGCTGGTACTGGACTTGCTCCGACTCGGCTCCGATACTGGTTTGGCACTGGAAGAATTGCCTTTGGTGAGACAACCACACACTAGACAGAAAAACGCGCGGCGCATTTCCCTACTTGCTAGGGTGTATATGACTGGGTTCATGGCCGAGTTGAGCATAGCCAAGCCGATGAACCAGTCGGCCTTGAGCAGCACGGAACAGCGGCGATGCTCGCACGCCACGTCAACTAGCAATAGAACGAAAATAGGAGTCCAGCAGGCGATGAAAACGCCGACCACTATGATAACAGTACGCAGAAGCGCGATTGATCTCTCTGAGTTGCTATGCATGGTGACTTTACGACTGCTAGACTTTACCAGCGTGTAGATGCGAGCGTACAGCACTGATATTGCAAGCAAAAGGGCCATAAAGATTGTGATGCAGAAAGCCACATATTTCTTTGAGTAGAGAGGCAAGATAGTGGAACAGTCGGGGAGGTTTTCACGACAGTTCCAACCGAGGATGGGTAAAACTCCCAGTAAAATGGCAATCAGCCAGCAGGTGCCTATAAGTAAGAAAACTCTGTAGTTTTTCTTGGCATCATATGGTCTCATCTTGATCATAGTTAAATGTCTCTCAATTGCAATTGCTAGCAGGCTGAAAATGGAAGCGCCCAGTGCCACAAACATGCTCCCCTCCCGTAAGAACCACAATTCCGGCGATAGTTGAAGCGTCTTCTCTCCAGACATTAACAAGTTCACTATGTAGGCTACACCCGCCAGAAGGTCACACAAGGCTAGATTTCCGATGAAGAAATACATTCTGTTATGGAGTTTATGATTTTTCCATATTGCCACCAGAACAACGACGTTTTCTAAGACAATCACACAACAGATGATGAGGAAGGTGATAATTTTTGGATCAGTTGTCCCATTTAACTTTTCCTTGCGATTATCCAGTTTACCAGTGTAATTgtagtgtatatatatctgATGGTTCATCTTTCTGGAATGAGTCGGCAGAGGGCAGTATGGTGGCGCACAAACCCTTCGGCAGAGTGCTGGTCTTCTACGAGAGGTGGGAATGGTGAAGAACCTGGCTGTAGTCAGGACAGTTTGGAAAGTGCTCCGCGGTGGTCATCACCTTTATGTTTAGCCAAAAGATGTTCCaccttgagaaaaaaaagagacactaCTTTTACCCAAAGCAACATGCAAATTGAAGACAGAGTCGTCCATtacaatacacttttttttgtcaatttcaGCGAATTCGTAATCACatccctggctctgtaaatgggaaacaaagtgtcTCGGACCGAGAAACACACTATAACTACACTAAATACACTATCACTACCCTATCCAGTCATTCAACAACACAGCTTCAGGAGCACTGATGGAAGggatgtatttgattggctgttgagttgaAATATCCTTTTCCAGAATCGAGGAGTGTGCCATTAAGCACATAATATAATCTCAATAATAACTATAGCAACAataacaattataataataataaacata encodes:
- the LOC105911472 gene encoding sphingosine 1-phosphate receptor 3; amino-acid sequence: MNHQIYIHYNYTGKLDNRKEKLNGTTDPKIITFLIICCVIVLENVVVLVAIWKNHKLHNRMYFFIGNLALCDLLAGVAYIVNLLMSGEKTLQLSPELWFLREGSMFVALGASIFSLLAIAIERHLTMIKMRPYDAKKNYRVFLLIGTCWLIAILLGVLPILGWNCRENLPDCSTILPLYSKKYVAFCITIFMALLLAISVLYARIYTLVKSSSRKVTMHSNSERSIALLRTVIIVVGVFIACWTPIFVLLLVDVACEHRRCSVLLKADWFIGLAMLNSAMNPVIYTLASREMRRAFFCLVCGCLTKGNSSSAKPVSEPSRSKSSTSHRPNDQENPKVIVQQSPTSQGQLPLERNV